The following are from one region of the Corylus avellana chromosome ca1, CavTom2PMs-1.0 genome:
- the LOC132173146 gene encoding putative disease resistance RPP13-like protein 1 — MGGIGKTTLAQLVYKDNRVKEHFDLQSWVCVSDDFDVFGVTKTVLESVTSSTCDIKDLNLLQVKLQQKLMGKKFLLVLDDVWNENYADWEILSNPFKIGAPGSIVIVTTRSCNVASIMNALPIDRLKPLVEGDCWSLFAKYAFHDDEFDLSKGGLANSPHAHYGNHTQIFIAACII, encoded by the exons ATGGGGGGAATTGGCAAGACCACCCTTGCTCAGCTTGTATACAAGGACAATAGGGTGAAGGAACATTTTGACCTTCAATCATGGGTATGTGTTTCAGATGATTTTGATGTGTTTGGGGTAACTAAAACAGTTCTAGAGTCAGTGACGTCGTCAACTTGTGATATAAAGGATCTAAATCTGCTTCAAGTTAAACTACAACAGAAATTGATGGGGAAGAAATTCCtacttgttttagatgatgtttGGAATGAGAATTATGCTGATTGGGAGATCTTAAGTAATCCTTTTAAAATTGGGGCACCAGGAAGTATAGTAATTGTAACCACACGCAGTTGCAATGTTGCATCAATCATGAACGCTCTTCCAATTGATCGTTTAAAGCCGTTAGTCGAAGGAGATTGTTGGTCACTATTTGCAAAATATGCATTCCATGATGACGAATTTGAT CTGAGCAAGGGTGGTCTTGCCAATTCCCCCCATGCCCACTATGGGAATCACACACAAATTTTCATTGCTGCTTGCATCATTTGA
- the LOC132173162 gene encoding putative disease resistance RPP13-like protein 1, with translation MGGIGKTTLAQLVYKDNRVKEHFDLQSWVCVSDDFDVFGVTKTVLESVTSSTCDMKDLNLLQVRLQQKLMGKKFLLVLDDVWNENYADWEVLSNPFKIGAPGSIVLVTTRNGSVASIMNALPTDHLKPLVEGDCWSLFAKYAFHDDEFDARRELEVIGRQIVKKCEGLPLAAKTIGGLLRSKLDVDEWQRILKSELWDSSFDKTNIFPALRLSYKYLPSHLKQCFAYCSIFPKDCVLVKDEVVLLWMAEGFLEETKNKRMEEVGEDYFLDLASRSLLEQSSGNKSSFVMHDLVNDLAKFVSGQFTFRLEVDNSPEIVNRIRHLSYFRNEFDNFKRFGVPYEATRLHTFLPLELMPSDNSYFYLTKKIPLDFLPNLRCLRVLSLSHYRNMTELPESIGKMKHLRYLNLSFTTIKRLPDSICKLCNLQTLNLSGCKDLSILPSDVGKLVNLRHLDITGTVIKEMPMQLGRLKCLQTLTKFIISKQNGACIEELGKLTNLRGRLSILELQNVVPPTDALKACLNDRKYLEELVLEWNALDSNISECQRSVLHNLRPHNNLKSLTINNYGAGSLPDWVGDHSFSNITFLRLENSILHQFGHLEP, from the exons ATGGGGGGAATTGGCAAGACCACCCTTGCTCAGCTTGTATATAAGGACAATAGGGTGAAGGAACATTTTGACCTTCAATCATGGGTATGTGTTTCAGATGATTTTGATGTGTTTGGAGTAACTAAAACAGTTCTAGAGTCAGTGACTTCGTCAACTTGTGATATGAAGGATCTAAATCTGCTTCAAGTTAGACTACAGCAGAAATTGATGGGGAAGAAATTCCtacttgttttagatgatgtttGGAATGAGAATTATGCTGATTGGGAGGTCTTAAGTAATCCATTTAAAATTGGGGCACCAGGAAGTATAGTCCTTGTAACTACACGCAATGGCAGTGTTGCATCAATCATGAACGCTCTTCCAACTGATCATCTAAAGCCGTTAGTGGAAGGAGATTGTTGGTCACTATTTGCAAAATATGCATTCCATGATGACGAATTTGATGCACGTCGAGAGCTAGAAGTAATAGGTAGACAAATTGTGAAAAAATGTGAAGGTCTACCTTTAGCAGCGAAGACAATTGGGGGTCTCTTGCGTTCTAAACTAGATGTTGATGAATGGCAGAGGATATTGAAGAGCGAATTATGGGATTCGTCATTTGATAAGACAAATATTTTTCCGGCTCTAAGATTAAGTTATAAATATCTTCCATCACATCTAAAGCAATGTTTTGCTTATTGTTCAATATTTCCCAAGGATTGTGTTTTAGTAAAAGATGAAGTAGTCTTATTATGGATGGCAGAAGGTTTCTTAgaagaaactaaaaacaaaagaatggaAGAGGTTGGTGAAGATTACTTCCTTGATTTGGCATCAAGATCATTGTTGGAACAATCAAGTGGCAATAAATCAAGTTTTGTAATGCATGATCTTGTCAACGACTTGGCAAAATTTGTGTCTGGGCAATTTACCTTTAGATTGGAGGTTGACAATTCTCCCGAAATTGTGAACAGGATTCGTCATTTGTCGTATTTTAGAAACGAATTTGATAACTTTAAGAGATTTGGCGTTCCTTACGAGGCTACTCGATTGCACACATTCTTGCCATTGGAGCTGATGCCATCGGATAATTCCTACTTCtacttgacaaaaaaaataccaCTTGATTTCTTGCCCAATCTAAGATGCTTGCGGGTGCTCTCTCTATCTCACTATCGAAATATGACTGAGTTACCTGAATCAATTGGCAAAATGAAGCATCTACGTTATTTGAACCTTTCTTTCACTACAATTAAAAGGTTGCCTGATTCCATATGTAAGCTGTGCAATTTGCAAACATTAAATTTATCAGGTTGTAAAGATCTTTCAATATTACCAAGTGATGTTGGGAAACTCGTTAATTTACGTCATCTTGATATTACTGGAACTGTCATAAAGGAGATGCCAATGCAGCTAGGTAGACTAAAATGTTTACAAACATTAACTAAATTTATCATTAGCAAACAAAATGGGGCTTGCATTGAAGAGTTGGGAAAACTTACAAATCTTCGAGGAAGGCTTTCTATTTTAGAGCTCCAAAACGTTGTACCTCCTACTGATGCTTTGAAAGCATGCTTGAATGATAGAAAGTACCTTGAAGAGTTGGTGTTGGAATGGAATGCATTGGATTCTAATATTTCAGAATGTCAAAGATCTGTACTTCACAATCTCCGGCCCCATAATAACTTGAAAAGTCTCACCATCAACAATTATGGCGCCGGAAGTCTTCCAGATTGGGTTGGGGATCATTCATTCTCTAACATAACATTCCTACGCCTAGAAAACT CAATTCTTCATCAGTTCGGCCATTTGGAGCCTTGA
- the LOC132167256 gene encoding probable serine/threonine-protein kinase At1g01540 — MVANRNPEGVLDPKLADKPTSRALKLSLLVALRSVDPNAWKRPKMGQVIHILEAEDTPPHSKKYVDDFTISWGFFTMTTSGVYWEEGPQHGRC, encoded by the exons ATGGTTGCAAACAGGAATCCGGAAGGAGTATTGGATCCAAAGCTAGCTGACAAGCCCACTTCAAGGGCATTGAAGCTGTCTCTTCTTGTGGCTTTACGTTCTGTAGACCCTAATGCATGGAAGCGGCCAAAAATGGGACAAGTTATACATATTCTTGAAGCTGAAGACACCCCACCCCATTCAAAGAA ATATGTTGACGATTTTACTATCTCATGGGGCTTCTTTACCATGACCACATCTGGCGTATATTGGGAGGAAGGTCCACAACATGGGAGATGTTGA